Proteins co-encoded in one Aspergillus fumigatus Af293 chromosome 6, whole genome shotgun sequence genomic window:
- a CDS encoding GFA family protein — MSTPDVVTGSCLCQKVRYKVTGAPLTTIICHCDSCRKSTGSAFMANSFYLKTQLQVLAGEEVLRVYHDRGTGSGKPQSRSFCSNCGSPLFISSESIDPAAVTVTSGTMDLGPARSEWAPAMEVFCTRRREWLAPVEGTEKHDTMM, encoded by the exons ATGTCCACCCCGGACGTCGTGACCGGCAGCTGCCTCTGCCAGAAAGTCCGCTACAAAGTGACCGGCGCGCCCCTAACCACCATCATCTGCCACTGTGACAGCTGTCGCAAAAGCACCGGGTCAGCCTTCATGGCAAATAGCTTCTATCTGAAAACC CAACTACAGGTTCTCGCAGGAGAAGAGGTCCTGAGAGTGTACCACGACAGGGGCACGGGGTCGGGGAAGCCGCAGTCGAGGTCGTTCTGCTCGAACTGCGGCTCGCCGTTGTTTATCAGCAGCGAGTCCATAGACCCTGCTGCGGTGACTGTCACCTCGGGGACTATGGATCTGGGGCCTGCGAGGAGCGAGTGGGCGCCCGCGATGGAGGTCTTCTGTACGAGGCGGAGAGAGTGGCTTGCACCGGTAGAGGGGACGGAGAAGCATGATACTATGATGTAA
- a CDS encoding putative alpha/beta hydrolase, which translates to MATPGLLYVTMQPRPSLPAAQFHDWYNTEHGPLRLRLPFITNGFRYRAADGLEPEWVALYDITDMVELTRETYLALRGDGIKTPREKATMAQIAVDRRLYDLLDDQKAPDYRPLEDETDAASAGSVLIAVSVVVPADQEDELNRWYREEHFGMLSRVPGWRRSRRFVTAAIDPNAPREFLSLYEYAAKNGLEGPEHNAAKNTPWSKRISEIAISKKRRIYEWAYTFGPAPRELASLASKDVVGPWHSNDNRTRTYPSPTRPAVESYVTTKDGVSLPYRLEGSTDPTAPVIVLSNSILVDWSIWDGFVDAFLSNPQNQNYRILRYLTRGRRRDCGETPITVDVLASDIIALLDALRIPQATLIGVSLGGVTVLNTALLYPARVTRFIACDTNSSAPESNRQAWTDRHAMAASEGAVSPDTQEPIIGEKLAEATTRRWFVPATYETQPEVAARVKEVVRANSLEGFHKGMQALCAYDVRERMADARVPGLFVAGEGDGVLPQTMQKMASDLNGGAELKIIPQAGHLPMVEQPQAFTEVVNSFLHP; encoded by the coding sequence ATGGCGACCCCCGGCCTGCTCTACGTCACAATGCAACCCCGCCCGTCTCTCCCCGCGGCCCAATTCCACGACTGGTACAACACAGAACACGGTCCGTTGCGTCTACGCTTGCCCTTTATCACCAATGGCTTCAGATACAGAGCTGCGGATGGCCTCGAGCCGGAATGGGTTGCTCTGTACGATATCACCGACATGGTGGAGCTGACCCGCGAGACGTACCTGGCACTCCGAGGTGACGGCATCAAGACCCCCCGCGAGAAAGCCACCATGGCTCAAATTGCCGTCGATCGCCGACTCTACGACCTGTTGGACGATCAAAAAGCCCCCGACTACCGTCCTCTCGAGGACGAAACCGACGCCGCCTCCGCTGGCTCCGTTCTCATTGCCGTGTCTGTTGTCGTCCCTGCGGACCAAGAAGACGAGCTCAACCGCTGGTACCGCGAGGAGCACTTCGGCATGCTCTCCCGCGTGCCTGGCTGGCGTCGCTCTCGCCGCTTCGTCACAGCAGCCATCGACCCCAACGCCCCTCGCGAGTTCCTTTCCTTGTACGAGTACGCGGCAAAGAACGGACTCGAGGGCCCGGAGCACAATGCTGCGAAGAACACCCCCTGGAGCAAGCGGATCAGCGAGATTGCCATCAGCAAGAAGCGCCGGATCTACGAGTGGGCTTACACCTTTGGACCAGCTCCGCGCGAGCTCGCCTCCCTTGCCTCCAAGGACGTCGTCGGGCCCTGGCACTCCAATGACAACCGCACGAGGACGTATCCCTCCCCCACGCGTCCTGCAGTGGAGTCATACGTGACAACCAAAGACGGAGTATCACTCCCTTACCGGCTCGAGGGCAGCACGGACCCCACCGCCCCGGTCATTGTCCTGAGCAACTCCATCCTGGTCGACTGGAGCATCTGGGACGGTTTTGTGGATGCCTTCCTATCCAACCCCCAAAACCAAAACTACCGGATCCTACGCTACCTCACACGcggccgccgccgcgacTGCGGTGAGACACCCATCACCGTCGACGTCCTGGCCTCGGACATCATCGCGCTGCTGGACGCGCTCCGCATCCCGCAGGCGACGCTCATCGGGGTCAGCCTCGGCGGCGTAACGGTGCTGAACACGGCACTGCTGTACCCCGCGCGTGTGACGCGGTTCATCGCCTGCGACACCAACAGCTCCGCGCCGGAATCGAACCGCCAGGCATGGACGGACCGGCACGCAATGGCCGCCAGCGAAGGGGCCGTGTCGCCTGACACGCAGGAACCCATCATTggcgagaagctggcggaggcgACCACGCGGCGGTGGTTCGTGCCCGCAACGTACGAGACGCAGCCGGAGGTCGCGGCGCGGGTCAAGGAGGTGGTGCGCGCCAACAGCCTCGAGGGATTCCACAAGGGCATGCAGGCGCTGTGTGCGTACGATGTGCGGGAGCGGATGGCGGATGCGCGCGTGCCGGGCCTGTTTGTGGCGGGCGAGGGCGACGGAGTGCTACCGCAAAcaatgcagaagatggcgagtGACCTCAACGGGGGCGCGGAGCTGAAGATCATCCCCCAGGCGGGTCATCTGCCGATGGTGGAGCAGCCACAGGCTTTTACGGAGGTGGTCAATAGTTTCTTGCATCCGTAG
- a CDS encoding phosphotransferase family protein yields MGRFSPHRCVSLGYRFASPHRRGLSLYANGKPATEKDLFGYSKGRFLVNEGYERAKRYSPFDIRELCRMVSALPRVAGSPITRIEKKEGGYNKALLMTAENGTNILAKIPCRNIVPRWYGTASEVAVLDFVKSHSTTPVSDVLAWCADDSNPVRSEYIVLEPSVGELLTKAWDTLAEHERVKLIRNFASLESKLAATQFPGYGALYLRNALPPALQQPGRTIDVDDTYCLGPMYHGSWPGGFAANADDYAKYSGPWRTLAELGRDLAHQGICQVRNYKTSYAGRGPHYGTPEEHIRVLETVMQVMPILTEAVPIRRHTEPVLRHPDFHPGNIFVSADDPTVIVGVIDWQFTCILPRFTQVRWPLFLAPPEGYQPGTPNPERPPTDNDNTQQAQDAALRAKCYEAALLKSHLESYLALTEPDAAIRRLFISCPFTYRDGILPVRDCLLKLSQHWARLQVSQECPYRFTAAEVAEHEHQMAEYEGWLKLREHTQQLLRSNDGGWVPSGVDFEEIQARHDKLYRRFVKTKMEHMSEEDAKRQWFFRERG; encoded by the exons ATGGGCAGATTCAGCCCGCATCGCTGTGTCTCCCTTGGATACAGATTTGCATCccctcatcgacgaggatTATCCCTCTATGCCAATG GCAAACCAGCGACGGAAAAAGATCTGTTCGGGTACAGCAAGGGCCGCTTCCTCGTGAACGAAGGATACGAGCGGGCGAAACGGTACTCGCCCTTTGACATCCGCGAACTCTGCCGCATGGTCTCCGCGTTGCCTCGCGTGGCCGGCTCGCCCATTACCCgcatcgagaagaaggagggcGGGTACAACAAGGCGCTGTTGATGACCGCCGAAAATGGGACGAACATCCTGGCCAAGATTCCCTGTCGGAATATCGTCCCTCGATGGTACGGGACCGCGTCCGAGGTGGCCGTCTTGGACTTCG TCAAATCGCACTCGACCACGCCTGTGTCGGACGTCCTCGCCTGGTGCGCAGACGACTCCAACCCCGTCCGTTCCGAATACATCGTCCTGGAGCCGAGCGTCGGTGAGCTGCTCACCAAGGCGTGGGACACCCTTGCCGAACACGAGCGCGTGAAGCTGATCCGCAACTTTGCCTCGCTCGAAAGTAAGCTGGCAGCCACGCAGTTTCCGGGCTACGGTGCCTTGTATCTGCGAAACGCCCTCCCCCCGGCGCTGCAACAACCCGGCCGCACCATCGACGTGGATGACACGTACTGCCTCGGGCCGATGTACCACGGCTCCTGGCCAGGTGGATTCGCGGCAAATGCAGACGACTATGCAAAGTACTCGGGGCCCT GGAGAACCCTCGCCGAGCTCGGCCGCGATCTCGCCCACCAAGGCATCTGCCAAGTCCGCAACTACAAGACCTCCTACGCTGGCCGGGGCCCGCACTACGGCACTCCCGAGGAGCACATCCGCGTCCTCGAGACTGTCATGCAAGTGATGCCGATCCTCACAGAAGCCGTCCCGATTCGCCGGCACACTGAGCCCGTCCTTCGCCACCCCGACTTTCACCCAGGCAACATCTTCGTCTCCGCCGACGACCCCaccgtcatcgtcggcgtCATCGACTGGCAATTCACCTGCATCCTTCCACGCTTCACGCAGGTTCGCTGGCCGCTGTTCCTCGCTCCGCCGGAAGGCTACCAACCCGGCACGCCCAACCCGGAACGCCCGCCCACCGACAACGACAACACGCAACAAGCGCAGGACGCGGCCCTTCGCGCCAAGTGCTACGAGGCCGCGCTCCTCAAGTCCCATCTGGAATCGTACCTGGCTCTCACCGAACCCGACGCCGCCATCCGCcgcctcttcatctcctgccCCTTCACCTACCGCGACGGGATTCTGCCCGTACGCGACTGCCTGCTCAAGCTCTCGCAGCACTGGGCGCGTTTACAGGTGAGTCAGGAGTGTCCGTACCGGTTCACCGCGGCGGAGGTGGCAGAGCACGAGCACCAGATGGCCGAGTACGAGGGCTGGCTAAAACTGCGGGAGCATAcgcagcagcttctccggTCGAATGATGGCGGGTGGGTGCCGTCTGGCGTGGACTTTGAGGAGATCCAGGCGAGGCATGATAAACTGTATCGCCGGTTTgtgaagacgaagatggaGCATATGTCTGAGGAGGATGCGAAGCGGCAGTGGTTCTTCCGTGAGAGAGGATAG
- a CDS encoding putative integral membrane protein produces MSTTSKDDRSLEVKVVAAVFMAIASVTVILRCYVRLFVVKAFGWDDGAMVIAMLWYLMFCGCMIGGARYGTGRRFADLTAHRRVTAMEYWWLCEIAYCWASVGCKVSVCIFLRRITVKRLHIWILYCVIALTAIAGLAFMLIMLLQCRPIEYFWTRTALDPSIPGSCIDIHIVIAMTYVYSAFAALCDFTVGILPIFMVHKLHMRRQTKIAVIGILSMACIASSAVIIRIPWVHTFADPDFLYATVEIALWSNIEVGLGISAGSLATLRPLLRMLRGSSTTDDYMSPMPGKSSSRRLGPSRDRPVPLGSLDTDAGGRFRPDKLATTVTTVHAPESPWRGSSENSSEERLNSERPVADGGDMGLSGIHRTFEVTQTSEAKSASVREHL; encoded by the exons ATGAGCACTACGAGCAAAGATGACCGCAGTCTCGAGGTCAAGGTCGTTGCGGCCGTGTTCATGGCCATAGCCTCGGTAACCGTGATCCTGCGATGCTATGTGCGATTATTCGTCGTCAAGGCGTTTGGCTGGGATGATGGCGCCATGGTCATTGCCATG CTATGGTACCTCATGTTCTGCGGATGTATGATCGGGGGAGCCCGCTATGGCACGGGCAGGAGATTCGCTGATCTGACGGCCCATCGGCGCGTCACAGCCATGGAG taCTGGTGGCTCTGTGAAATCGCCTATTGCTGGGCCTCAGTCGGCTGCAAAGTATccgtctgcatcttcctaCGCCGCATCACCGTCAAACGCCTCCACATCTGGATCCTCTACTGCGTCATCGCACTCACAGCCATCGCCGGTTTGGCGTTTATGCTCATCATGCTGCTGCAGTGCCGGCCCATCGAGTACTTCTGGACCCGCACTGCGCTCGACCCCTCCATCCCGGGCTCCTGCATCGACATCcacatcgtcatcgccatgACCTACGTCTACAGCGCGTTTGCGGCGTTGTGTGATTTCACCGTGGGTATTCTGCCTATCTTCATGGTGCACAAGCTGCATATGCGCCGGCAGACCAAGATTGCGGTGATTGGGATTCTGAGCATGGCTTGCAT TGCCTCCTCGGCCGTGATTATTCGTATCCCCTGGGTCCACACTTTTGCGGATCCAGACTTCCTCT ATGCGACCGTCGAGATCGCGCTCTGGTCCAACATCGAGGTCGGCCTGGGGATTTCCGCCGGTAGTCTCGCGACCCTGCGTCCGCTGCTTCGCATGCTGCGCGGCTCCAGCACCACCGACGATTACATGTCCCCAATGCCGGGGAAGTCGTCCTCGCGCCGCCTCGGGCCGAGTCGTGATCGCCCCGTGCCGCTGGGATCGTTGGATACGGATGCCGGAGGTCGGTTCCGCCCGGATAAACTCGCCACGACGGTGACGACGGTGCATGCGCCGGAGAGTCCGTGGAGGGGGTCGAGCGAGAACAGCAGCGAGGAGCGCTTGAATTCCGAGCGGCCGGTGGCAGACGGCGGAGACATGGGACTGTCGGGCATCCACCGCACGTTCGAGGTGACGCAGACCTCCGAGGCCAAGTCGGCCAGCGTGAGAGAACATTTATAG